AAGTAACCTTAACATTAGTACCATCTATAGAAACACTTCCAATCTTGTCACTGAAAGTTGGATTAGCATCTTTAACAGCTTTTTCAATAGCACTTGCTTCCGGAATAGCACTTGATGTAATAGGTGTTGATGGTGCTTGAGAGTTATATTTGAATGTTTGTGGTTTCCAAACAAAACGAATACGGCCTGGTGCACCTGTATCACCAGCAGCTCCTACGTTATCATAATTTGTATTTCCTGCTAAATCTTCAGCATAGACATAACGAGTTATTCCTGTACCATCTGTGTAAGATCCATTTGGAATATTTGCTGTTAATTTAATGATAGCAGGATTTGCCTCAGTAGCTGTTGTTTCTGAACCAAATCTATTTGCTTTTAAGTATAAAGCACTTTTCGTTTTACCATTTAGGTATCCAGCATCTTCTGTTCCTAAACCTGTACGATTATCTTGAGCAAATACTAAAAATGCTTTAGCAATTTTCCCTGAGTTATCAGTGACTTTTAGTTCTATATTATTTTCTTCACCAGAATATAGATAGATAATTTGGTTAGCTTTGTCATCATATGGAATATTTACTACAGGGCGAACATTCTCTTTTACAGTTACTACACTTGGAGTTGACTTGTTACTTGCTGCATCTGTTGCTGTAACACTAATTGTATCTCCTTCATTTAAACCTGAAACTGGGATAGTGAAGCTTCCATCTGAACCTGCTGTTGCAGTTACTTTACTACCATTTGGTAATGTAGCTTCTACTGTAGAATTAGCTTCTGCTGTACCAGTAAGGTTAGTAGCCCCCACTTTAACACTATTAACAGTTGGTGCTACTGGTGGTGTTGTATCTGGTTTTTCTTCTACATTAATTTCTTTCCAACCAACTGGACTTGAATATTTAGTTTCTTTAATATTTGAAATTACCTTAGCTTTACCTGGTTGGATTTGCTCTTTCATTTCAAGTACGATTGTATCAACAAAACCATCCGTAGAGTAAGAGGTAACTACTGCTTTTGATGCATCTTTTGAAGCCCACGCTCCAGGAATTGAATCGCGTTTAATAGCTACCTCACTTCTACCACCTGTTTTAGGATAATCAAAGTAGGTTACCCCTGCATCATGAGGGACTTTTAATGTGACTGTTGTAGTTTCTGCAACAATACTTTGTTGGTCTTTTGATTCTGTTGATGGCACTACACTTGATTCACCTAGTGCAACATCTACTGTTGCTGCTTCACTTTCACTGACACCTATTTTTTGTGTAACTACTAAACTATCTTTTGGAACTAATTGATCTTGTGTCGTTACATTACTATTTAATCCAGTTGGAAGTGTCGCTGTCCACTTACCATTACTTTCAACTGTTACGTTGTCTACAACTGTGTTCCCTGCAACTTTAATATTAATAGTTGCACCAGGTGTTCCTGTCCCTGATAGAGTTCTATCAGTTGATTTAATACCTCCGTTTCGCAACATACCGCCATCTGAAGGTAATGTTTTAGTTACCTCTGGAGTAGGTACTGCAAATACATACTTCAGTAACTGTCCACCACTTCTTAGTGTTACAGTGTTGGCTCCCGAGTTATATGTTTCTGCTTTATCAGAATTAACTTCCTTAAGTGTATAACCTTTAGTCTTTAATTTCGTAATAGCTTTTTGTACTGCTTCGATATTACTCAAATTAACAACTTGATCTCTATCTCCTGGAATCGCACTACTTGCTGCAAGCTCATTACCCGCTTCATCATAGAAGGCTACTTGTACAATTTGTGGTGCAGTAAACTCAAATTTTTCAATTTGCACACGTTGCAAGTTGGTACCCGAACCCGTACTTCCTAAGAATGACAATGCATAAGTTGCATTTGAGTTGTTAAGAGCAGTCTTAGCAGTTGGTTCCATGATTGAAGCATTCGCAGTCTTCAAATTAGTTGACCATTTTTCAGAACCGTAAGTTACAATAAACTCTTTTGATTGACCTTTATATTCAATTTTAAAGTCTACCCATTCGCCATTAGGTTTTGGATTTAGAGCTTTTGCTGCTGAGCTACTTGTCGTTACCCTACCAGCATTATTTGATGAGTAGAATGAACCGAAGGCATTACTTCTCCATGCATTTCCACCATATCTTGGATCGGCTGATGCATTTTGGTTAGCATTTGGGTTAGAAGTGTTGTGCCATGAGTCTAGTTTGAAACCAAAGGCATTTTTGATAGTACCCATACCAATAGACGCTCCGGATTGACCAATAGTATCTACATTACCTGTATGGAAGACGAAGCCGACTCCATCACCACCTAGACGACTACCTACAGTATGACCTTCGTATTTATCACCAATATCTACCTTACCAGTAAAGGTAAAGTCTTCCCTAGGATCAATTTTAAAACGAAGGTAAGCACTACCAACTTGACCTGACACGTCATCTGTTAATTTAATTGTGCCAGACGTTTCATCATAATTTGCCGTACCACCTTCTTTAAAGAAACTATCAAAGTTATCTTTCGTTACTGTGACACGATCAAGTCTTGTTTCATCAACTGAACGTGATGTTCCCCCAGTGTCACGGCGACGACGTACACGAGGAACATTTGCTGTTTCTGAAACCGTAACATTATTTGCGATTGCATTCTCTGAGCTTGCTGTAGTTACTGACGCTGTCGAAGCTGTAACTGAACGAGATGCCTCTGAGGCAGTTGCCGGTTTTGCAGTTGATACATTTGTTGAACCTGGAACTTCTGAAGCAACTACTGGACTTGTTGAGGTTGCTGCCGATGAAGCCGGTGCTGAACTTGTAGCACTTGTTGAAGCTGGTGCTTCTGAACTTACTGCTACACTTGGTGCAACTGATGTTGTAGGTGCAACCGACATCGATGTAACTGTTTCAGTAGCTGCTGGTGCTACCGTAGTAGTTGCTGCACTTTCTGGTGCTGTGATTGGCGGAGTTGTGGTTGAGGCTCCGTCACCTTGACTTGCACTGACAGCTGTGGTTGCAACTGTTGCTCCATCAGATGTCGTTTCATCCGCTTGAGCTGTGTGACCAATCATGATCAAAGTACCAAGCAAGACCGAGCAGACTCCGATATTCAATTTACGAATCGAGAAACGACTCTTCTTACTAAAGATATCTTTACCCATATATCCTCCTAGACAAGGAATCATTAGATTTTGATTACTCTTGTCACTTCTAAAAATAATATAAATTGAATTTCCCTAATCTCAAATATATCATATTATTAAAATTGTAGCAACATTTTAGTGTTTTAGTTTTAACCTTTTAGTTTTTCTTTAACCTCTTCCGATTTAACTTAAATTTCCTAAGTAAAATTAGCTTATATTTTGAGTTTGTAAAAAATATAAGCAACCTTACAAATAAAAATATAAATTTAAATTAACTCTATAGTAAAAGCATTTAGGGGTTTTACAAAATAAGACAATAACTATTTTTTTAAAAACCTTCAATTATTAAACAGAAGTCAATATTATGGGAAAATAACTTTAAAAATACCCATCTTTTACCCACCTAAAGTGATATTTACAGATGTAAAACCAGTTGATTTTTGATATTTTAATATAACAATATCCTTTAATTGATATTCTTTTTAATAAAACTTAACCACAATTACTCCTAGAGAATATTCAGAATTATTACATATTATTCAAAATAAAAAGACAGTAGCTTCAAAATTCTACTGCCTAATTACGATTTAGTTGATAGTTTGAATAAATGATGGTAACCCCTAAAAACTCATCTCAAATAAAAGTATATTTAATTGTTTTTTCTAGTCTAAAACACTACTAATAATTTGTTCGCTGTACTCCTCGTTTTCCATTAGTTCAATTCCTTGATCAAAATTATGCTCCGCAGTATGCTTATGTGAGAGTTTTACTTTTGAAGTTGCCCCCATCTTAAACCACTCATATTCTGAGTCAATATGGCCTAGGTCAATCGCTTGAATCCCTTTTCTGCTTAAATGATAAGCTAAAACCTTAGCTGTGGGTCCAAGCATCAGGAATACTAATTTACCATCAGCATATTTCTCAACTGTTTCTTGAATGTCTTGAATTTTACTGTAGGCATTTCTAGAAGGGCAAATGATACGTTGAACTGACCGAGCATTATTAAAAAGATCATTACCAACTCCTGAACGTGAGTTTTCACCTTCTACAATCAAAATATCTCGTTTATCCCAAAGTTTCTTTAATTTTTCAAAGTGAGCTACTGAGGCAGACTTATCTTTCAGATCCATATAAGGACGAGATATAAAGGTCGAACCATAGAAACTAGCTGTACAAAATCTATGATAGGCTTCTTTATAATGCTCTAAATGCTTTTTCCAAAAATTGACAGCTTCCAGATTGTAGCGTTCCAAGCCTTCAAAAACATCAGAAAGACAAACCAGAAAATCTGGAGAGCTTTCTAATTGGATCATACTTCTAAGCTGTTCTGCCAGTGTTTCATCATAGTCTTGATAAGGAATCCCATGTCCCATCATAATATCCATTTCTCCATCACCATAGCGAATGACAGAAGAATGGTGTTCTAGTATATAATCAAGACTCTGCTGAATATCTATTACTTTCGGATAGGATTGAGTTTTTTTACAGGTAACTCCTCATTTTGACAAAAGGCTTCAATAGCTATAACCATCTCTTCAGGATTCGATTGTCATAAAGGAACTGTCCTTGCTCCCCATGAGCAACACTTTCAAAAGCAAATACTGGTTTCCCAGCTTGTTGAAAACGACCAATGATTCCATCAACTTCGAAGTCAGCATTGATGTCAAGTAAGAAATCACAACGTTCAATCAAACTCTCAACCAAAGAGGGCTGTCCTGCTATATCAGATAGGACGGAAATATTTGGATAGGCCAGTAAAGCTGTAATACTCTCAGCTACCATAACAGGAGCAGCGATATAAAACTTGACATTCGGCAGATTTTCAATCAAGTAGGCCATATTTCTCAAGTCACTTGAGAATGTATAGACTAGGGCTGAATGTTGAATCCCGGTGTACTGCCTCACCTGTTTTTTTGTCAGATAAGAAGTTAGCTCGCTCATGTCTGACCAATCTTGAGCATTATAATACCACCAAACATCTCGATATATAGAGCGTTCGTAAAGTCCCCATGGTTTTCGATTCGTTAGGTAATGAATAATAGGCGGATATGCCCCAGCTTCTGGTCGATAATTCGAAAAATGTGTATGCAAGGTTATGCAGTTATATTTAAAGTCCAAAGCTAACCAACGATCCTTAAATAAGATATTTAAGATACTCTGATTAGTTTGAATAACCTTATCTTGTAATTCATTAGTCATTTCAATCAGCTGCTTACAAACTTCTTCTTGTTTCCACAGACGATTATTAATTAACATTACTCCAGAATTAAAAATATACTCATTAAAATAGTACTGCGCTCCTAAATCTTGGACAGCAGCAAGAGGATAGTCACCTAAATCTATGTCAAATAAAGGAGTTAAGTCTTGATTAACAACCAAGTCACAATCCAAATAAAGCACCGTATTTTCTTCAACAAAATCTGGAATAAAATAACATAGAAAGAGCTCATAATCAATGTTTGTTTTGTATTGATTTATGTGTGTTCTATTTACTCGTGCGTTTACAATTTCACAGTCTAGTTTCTTTAATTTCCTATTAAGATTGTAAAACCATTCTGTCGGAAAATCATTATTAATCAAATAAAAACGAATTCCTCGATTATGACAACATATGGATTTGATCGTGGTTAGAACCATTTCAGCATATTGAAAATTAGCTCCTAATACAATTGATTTCATGATATCATCCTCCATTTTTTGTTCAAACTCTCTAATCCAATCTCTAGATAATACGATTTCTTCATGATTTTGTCAGATTAAATAAATTACTAGTTACTTCAAATAAATAATATATGACTCATATTTCACCACAAGGCCTTGTATATTCTAAAATTACCTTTCGATAATCCTTTTTCTATTAGCTTAATGCCATGATAGCATCGATAAAAAGTTTCTTTGTGAAGTAACCGTTACTAATGAGATAGGCTGTGTGGCGAGCATTAGCCACCATCTGTGCATACTGCTCCTCGGTACATTCTTGAACGCAACGGTCTGCTTCTTCCAGACCTGAAACGACGAAGCCTAGACCATGTTCTTTGATATAGTCTGCATTTGAGAGGTAGTCAGGTACAACAACTGGGAGACCTGCGGCTAAGTAAGTAGAGAGTTTATAAGAGATGTTCATCTTATAGTAGTCAAGCTCGTCCTCTGGTTTTTCCGAATTTCCCCAGACCAGACCAAATCCTCCCTTAGATAGTTCTAGCAAAAGCTCATGTTTATTTCGCCAGCCTTCGAGGTGGACTTTGGAATAATCCTTATCCTCTTGTTTATCTGCGTAGACGTGGAGAGGGGTCGTTTGTTTCCAGTCTAAGATATGTGGGAAACGTGTTGGGTTTCCGGCAAAAATCATTTTCTTTTGGAAAGCAGGCTGGTGCAAGTCCAGACTATGAGGTAAGTCCCAAAGTTTTTGGATGATAACCTTCTCAACTGTTAGCCCTTCCTCAATTAGTCGATCACGCATCTTTTCAGATGGAACAACGACGACATCACAGAGATTGTACATATCAATATAAGAAGACATGAGATAGTAGTTACTATCAAACATGAGAGGCGGGACGTCATGGATAAACATAACGGTCTTAGCATTAACGGCTTTGAATTTACGGAGCAATCGGCTGTCCCACTCACTACCATTCCATGATGGAGACTGGAAGAAAACAATGTCTCCAACACTTAGTCCTGCTACAATCCCATCAAAGCGGGAATTAAGCTCTCCATCTGGCTCTTGACTACTATCATAGAAATAAATTCCTAGTTCATTAGCACCGAGCTCTCTGGCAATCTTCATGGTATCATTTTGGGCAATCAAGGCCACACTGCGTGAGGACTGGCCAAATAAATTTGTAAAATGTACGCGCATGACATACTTCTTTCTATTATATGGTAGGAAGTCCTCTACTTATAAGAAACAATCATAAAAATAAGTAAGAGGATAAAGAGGGCTATGCTGATAGCCAAGGTCAACATTTTTCGAATCGGTTGGCTAGCCCAATAACTTGGTTTACCGATATTACTAGTGGCATCCGTTGAGAAAATCTGCGTTTGACGTGGTTGGATGGTCACTAGGACGATAAGGGTAACCGAAAGAATCACTGCTAGAACCATAAATACTAACATCATAAGACTACCTCAACAAACCAATAAGGGTGAAGATCAAACCGATGATAATAACAAGTCCGAGCATGATTGAAAAGCTCTTGTTGATTTTCTCTCCTCTGGTTTCTTTTTCTTTTGTGATAGGCTTTTGCTTGAGTTCTTCCATACGGCCTTCAACGTCACCGTAGAATAAATCTTTTTTAGACATGATTTCCTCCTAAAAGTGATTGTAAGCGGTCGGCCAACTCAGAAGCAGTCAGAGTATTGGCTTGAGCTTCTTGAACTTGCATGGCCTCTTGCATAGCTTGATTGTCGCTTAGGACCTTCTTAATCTTGGCAACCATAGCTGGATAGTTCTGACTGGCATAGATATGCTCCGGTGCTGTATAGACAGGTCCATGAGCTGTTTCTGAAAAGGCCAGAATCAATAATTGGTGTTCAAAGGCAGTTCGCGTCGCCTTATACAATTCATTATGATGATTGATATCCAAGTAAAGGTCAGACTCTTGATAGAGCTTGTCCAACTGCTTGTGACTAGCGTTTGGATGGAGTACAACGTTTGAATAACGCATCATTGAGAGCAATCTTTGTGACATCTCAGTGACTGCCGCAATCTGGAAGGTCACATCAGGGAGTGACTCAACCAAGGCTTCTAAACGCTCAATTTGGTCTGAATTGGTTGCAATAAAGGCATTACGAGGTTTGCCATGATTTTCCTTGAAGTCATAGGCATAGCCAAGTGACAAGACCTTATGTTTTTTATCCTCAGGCACCAGCGTCAAGGCTTTTTTATAAGTCACCTTATCAGGAATGATGATGGCATTGGCTCTGGCTGAATTATCCTCTAAGATACCATTCATATTACCTGGAAGGACATCACCCAGTGGCTCTTGCCAGACAAGAACATCAGTGGCACCCTTATTTTGCATAGTCCATGAGACGACGAAAGGTGTTGCCAAGCTATTAAAGATAATGTGATCGATATCACCAAAGACCTGAGCTAGGAAGGCTTTAACAAATTCGGTACGGTTGGCGAAACGACGAAGGGCTTGTCCTGGTAGAGTCAAGAGAATATCACTGGTGAGATGATTTTCCAAGATACGTTCGTCACCTTCTTTGGTTTGGTAGCTGGTAAAGACTGCCTGACCGTTCTCATCATGAGTGGTTTTGGCAAAGCAGAAACCGTATTTGTTATAGTGGTCCACTTGGCGAATCTTTCCTGACTTGTCTAACCATTCGACACTTTTAACGATACGAGCCTTGCTACCTTCTGGGTAGGTGATGCGGGCACGTTCTTCGGTAAGATTAGACACACGCGCCATCTGATTGTTCCCTGAAATTTCCCAAAAGGCTGGCACAGGAACTTGGTTGAAAAAGCGTAGTTTGCCAGTTT
The DNA window shown above is from Streptococcus salivarius and carries:
- the asp4 gene encoding accessory Sec system protein Asp4 produces the protein MSKKDLFYGDVEGRMEELKQKPITKEKETRGEKINKSFSIMLGLVIIIGLIFTLIGLLR
- the gtfB gene encoding accessory Sec system glycosylation chaperone GtfB, whose amino-acid sequence is MIFLCDYYNQASKDLAYSLQVAGYDATTVVINPDGFLPQDALSPFTYYVEAAEETGKLRFFNQVPVPAFWEISGNNQMARVSNLTEERARITYPEGSKARIVKSVEWLDKSGKIRQVDHYNKYGFCFAKTTHDENGQAVFTSYQTKEGDERILENHLTSDILLTLPGQALRRFANRTEFVKAFLAQVFGDIDHIIFNSLATPFVVSWTMQNKGATDVLVWQEPLGDVLPGNMNGILEDNSARANAIIIPDKVTYKKALTLVPEDKKHKVLSLGYAYDFKENHGKPRNAFIATNSDQIERLEALVESLPDVTFQIAAVTEMSQRLLSMMRYSNVVLHPNASHKQLDKLYQESDLYLDINHHNELYKATRTAFEHQLLILAFSETAHGPVYTAPEHIYASQNYPAMVAKIKKVLSDNQAMQEAMQVQEAQANTLTASELADRLQSLLGGNHV
- a CDS encoding sugar transferase, with the translated sequence MRVHFTNLFGQSSRSVALIAQNDTMKIARELGANELGIYFYDSSQEPDGELNSRFDGIVAGLSVGDIVFFQSPSWNGSEWDSRLLRKFKAVNAKTVMFIHDVPPLMFDSNYYLMSSYIDMYNLCDVVVVPSEKMRDRLIEEGLTVEKVIIQKLWDLPHSLDLHQPAFQKKMIFAGNPTRFPHILDWKQTTPLHVYADKQEDKDYSKVHLEGWRNKHELLLELSKGGFGLVWGNSEKPEDELDYYKMNISYKLSTYLAAGLPVVVPDYLSNADYIKEHGLGFVVSGLEEADRCVQECTEEQYAQMVANARHTAYLISNGYFTKKLFIDAIMALS
- the asp5 gene encoding accessory Sec system protein Asp5; protein product: MMLVFMVLAVILSVTLIVLVTIQPRQTQIFSTDATSNIGKPSYWASQPIRKMLTLAISIALFILLLIFMIVSYK